Proteins from a genomic interval of Daphnia pulex isolate KAP4 chromosome 4, ASM2113471v1:
- the LOC124193138 gene encoding uncharacterized protein LOC124193138 isoform X5 has translation MARTSENGDQEGDSAGGVQEKWLGRDGIKQEILIDLDQSSSSIGEKDWSFIPAVPASDITSGNEVVQQAVLFGSNTSDPVNKEKIEKLLDSSTSMASKKIVSNLLLEVEKLSDTERLLLYYKLPLGRSSDVDPLRMPLNPLGSRPEIMQTVVWIQTHLEEDVEVSLPKQEVYEEYGGYCTENVIKPLSTADFGKVMKQVFPNVRPRRLGTRGHSRYCYSGLRKKGELSPPILADLFCDSEADHQSNAQSQNNQRPATETPDLLKERACILVREWAEKLLGINFSGMSELANFLVDKLYVDQRSKAASQWSKLRPSQGQSDDESEVKAESGCEQEQMRELKRKLQEQHNLATRRQSVQSRHSKKTRVSSSNASPLPQAAPAVPLPEETEPKASNKKGCTRSKRKQRGEDNKRNASIDSTEMEGTASASTANPSAASTSTAAPNQPASKVAIPRLASNRSPRPSSGILLLPSHSQSPSPTISKPKFVAIQPKPHFASDNGLAAPSLPQLKEEEANRRAGPEQLEGPWVEALTHSHDDELAHYWSQPGEAITDSLSPKVQNNELSQLRVLLEQNEAKKKLATTAGLLERRNVRFETPSSLTDHPNGLGNGGAVPPSPNTRRMAFNFTPISPRLTPDVPPSPGSSGQPVQLRQLLSTHGGGVTSPFVSPGQTPVPSSLPPSQPHSRHNSGHIMMNMDTPTSFVTEASSVSNDSAFVSPLNTPLSVNRSRHNSASNLLVNRARHSSGASITVRHMPYATPSLMNHGQDGLFNASVRSRHSSGGSPSLPRSAPLSPLVQSFPQQGDSSGSERFRQDLRRRHVSAGVVLGLNPHQVAAAGRVQTTLNNAVPHLWGSDPLAQEIEGLLDSAPSMVNDSVMSRSQSVPLHRMLQQFQSQVGQGYATASQPSTPFGCGGRNFSYNASATSSPYSYTATPVPAEWNDFNSNTNNGDSGTEGFAQLDSAQQDLENFHEIISEVYANNHQELAPCLDGLGAEALQEASSATFSQMNFQGSGATNMDSDPSLSCSDTGDGYPLSDLSDSVTLPGLMGPDDLAATLVALKEAPELNRLVQDVVEGQQSVAVPQGM, from the exons ATGGCCCGGACGTCAGAAAATGGTGATCAAGAGGGGGACTCTGCTGGCGGAGTGCAGGAGAAATGGCTTGGAAGAGACGGTATCAAGCAGGAAATCTTAATTGATCTGGACCAGTCTTCCTCCTCGATTGGAGAAAAAGATTGGTCTTTCATTCCGGCTGTACCTGCATCAGACATCACTAGTGGAAATGAAGTTGTCCAACAGGCTGTACTCTTTGGGTCAAACACATCTGATCCtgtcaacaaagaaaagattgaaaagCTTTTGGATAGTTCCACCAG catggcttcaaagaaaattgtatcCAATCTACTCCTTGAAGTTGAAAAGTTATCAGACACTGAGCGCCTACTACTTTACTACAAATTGCCACTTGGAAGGTCTTCAGATGTTGATCCTCTACGAAT GCCGTTAAACCCTCTCGGAAGTCGACCGGAAATCATGCAAACGGTTGTTTGGATTCAAACTCATTTGGAAGAAGATGTAGAGGTGTCACTTCCCAAACAAGAAGTCTATGAAGAATATGG AGGCTACTGCACAGAGAACGTCATCAAACCTTTATCCACTGCCGATTTCGGAAAAGTTATGAAGCAAGTATTCCCTAATGTGAGACCGAGGAGGCTGGGGACGCGAGGCCATTCGCGCTATTGCTACTCCGGCTTGCGGAAGAAGGGTGAATTGAGTCCACCCATTCTGGCCGACCTGTTCTGCGACAGTGAAGCCGACCACCAAAGCAATGCTCAATCGCAGAACAACCAACGTCCGGCGACAGAAACGCCGGATTTGTTGAAAGAACGAGCTTGTATTTTAGTCCGCGAATGGGCCGAAAAGCTGCTTGGCATAAACTTTAGTGGGATGAGTGAACTAGCCAACTTTTTAGTAGACAAATTGTATGTGGACCAACGGAGTAAAGCTGCGTCGCAGTGGAGCAAATTGCGCCCTTCGCAAGGGCAGAGCGACGATGAAAGTGAAGTTAAAGCTGAAAGTGGCTGTGAGCAAGAACAGATGAGggaattgaaaaggaaactGCAG GAGCAGCACAATTTGGCCACCCGAAGGCAATCCGTACAGAGTCGCCATAGTAAGAAAACTCGAGTCTCCAGTTCAAATGCCTCTCCGTTGCCTCAGGCAGCGCCAGCGGTTCCGCTTCCCGAGGAGACAGAGCCCAAAGCGTCCAATAAAAAAGGCTGCACCCGCAGCAAAAGAAAGCAAAGAGGCGAggataataaaagaaatgcttCTATAGACTCGACGGAAATGGAGGGAACGGCTTCTGCTTCGACTGCTAACCCATCAGCGGCCTCCACATCCACCGCTGCGCCCAACCAACCTGCAAGCAAAGTGGCTATCCCACGCCTGGCCAGCAATCGCAGTCCTCGTCCCTCATCGGGCATTCTGCTCCTACCCAGCCACTCCCAGTCGCCCAGCCCAACCATTAGCAAGCCAAAGTTTGTTGCGATTCAGCCCAAACCGCATTTCGCCAGCGATAACGGACTGGCCGCCCCATCTCTGCCCCAACTGAAGGAGGAAGAGGCCAACCGACGAGCTGGGCCCGAGCAGCTCGAAGGCCCGTGGGTTGAAGCACTCACGCACAGTCACGATGATGAGTTAGCACATTATTGGTCTCAGCCTGGAGAGGCGATTACCGATAGCCTCAGCCCCAAGGTGCAGAACAATGAGCTTTCACAATTGCGTGTTCTACTCGAGCAAAATGAGG CTAAGAAGAAGCTAGCAACAACAGCTGGATTGTTGGAGCGTCGCAATGTTCGGTTCGAAACGCCGTCGTCCCTTACCGATCATCCCAACGGGTTGGGCAACGGCGGGGCGGTCCCACCCAGTCCCAACACTCGTCGAATGGCTTTCAATTTCACGCCGATCTCTCCTCGATTGACGCCCGACGTTCCACCCTCGCCTGGATCTTCAGGACAACCTGTGCAGCTCCGCCAACTGTTGTCGACCCACGGCGGTGGTGTCACGAGCCCGTTTGTTTCACCGGGTCAGACGCCCGTCCCGTCGAGTTTGCCACCCTCCCAGCCCCATTCGAGACACAATTCAGGACACATT aTGATGAACATGGACACCCCGACTTCATTCGTCACAGAGGCCAGCAGCGTCAGCAATGACTCGGCCTTTGTTTCGCCGCTCAATACACCATTATCGGTTAACAGATCGCGCCACAATTCAGCCTCCAATCTGCTGGTCAATCGAGCTCGCCACTCATCTGGAGCCTCGATTACTGTCCGTCACATGCCATATGCAACGCCTTCTTTGATGAATCACGGTCAAGACGGACTGTTTAATGCTTCTGTGCGTTCGCGTCACAGTTCCGGAGGATCGCCCTCGCTGCCTCGCTCTGCGCCGCTCTCGCCACTTGTTCAGTCTTTCCCGCAACAG GGGGATTCAAGCGGCAGCGAACGCTTTCGCCAAGACTTGCGTCGCCGCCACGTTTCCGCCGGTGTTGTGCTGGGATTGAATCCTCATCAGGTGGCAGCTGCTGGCCGAGTCCAGACCACGCTCAACAATGCTGTGCCACATTTATGGGGTAGCGACCCACTTGCCCAAGAAATCGAGGGTCTTCTAGATTCTGCTCCAAGCATGGTCAATGACTCTGTGATGAGTCGCTCTCAGTCAGTTCCGCTTCACCGGATGCTCCAGCAATTCCAGTCTCAAG TTGGACAAGGCTATGCGACCGCCTCGCAGCCCAGTACGCCTTTCGGATGCGGCGGCAGGAATTTCTCGTACAACGCGTCCGCCACCAGCAGCCCCTACAGTTACACCGCCACTCCCGTGCCAGCCGAATGgaatgatttcaattcaaacacaaataaCG GCGATTCAGGGACGGAAGGATTCGCTCAACTAGATTCGGCCCAACAGGATTTGGAAAACTTCCACGAAATCATCAGCGAAGTCTACGCTAACAATCACCAAGAACTGGCTCCCTGCCTAGATGGTCTGGGTGCGGAAGCCTTGCAAGAAGCCTCTTCCGCCACGTTTTcccaaatgaattttcaaggatccg GCGCGACTAATATGGATTCGGATCCTTCGCTGAGCTGCTCGGACACTGGCGACGGCTACCCACTGTCTGATTTGAGCGATTCCGTGACACTACCAGGTTTGATGGGTCCCGATGACTTGGCAGCCACTCTGGTAGCCTTGAAAGAAGCGCCCGAGTTGAACCGACTGGTCCAGGATGTGGTTGAAGGACAACAGTCTGTCGCCGTTCCCCAAGGAATGTAA
- the LOC124193138 gene encoding uncharacterized protein LOC124193138 isoform X4, whose product MARTSENGDQEGDSAGGVQEKWLGRDGIKQEILIDLDQSSSSIGEKDWSFIPAVPASDITSGNEVVQQAVLFGSNTSDPVNKEKIEKLLDSSTSMASKKIVSNLLLEVEKLSDTERLLLYYKLPLGRSSDVDPLRMPLNPLGSRPEIMQTVVWIQTHLEEDVEVSLPKQEVYEEYGGYCTENVIKPLSTADFGKVMKQVFPNVRPRRLGTRGHSRYCYSGLRKKGELSPPILADLFCDSEADHQSNAQSQNNQRPATETPDLLKERACILVREWAEKLLGINFSGMSELANFLVDKLYVDQRSKAASQWSKLRPSQGQSDDESEVKAESGCEQEQMRELKRKLQEQHNLATRRQSVQSRHSKKTRVSSSNASPLPQAAPAVPLPEETEPKASNKKGCTRSKRKQRGEDNKRNASIDSTEMEGTASASTANPSAASTSTAAPNQPASKVAIPRLASNRSPRPSSGILLLPSHSQSPSPTISKPKFVAIQPKPHFASDNGLAAPSLPQLKEEEANRRAGPEQLEGPWVEALTHSHDDELAHYWSQPGEAITDSLSPKVQNNELSQLRVLLEQNEAAKKKLATTAGLLERRNVRFETPSSLTDHPNGLGNGGAVPPSPNTRRMAFNFTPISPRLTPDVPPSPGSSGQPVQLRQLLSTHGGGVTSPFVSPGQTPVPSSLPPSQPHSRHNSGHIMMNMDTPTSFVTEASSVSNDSAFVSPLNTPLSVNRSRHNSASNLLVNRARHSSGASITVRHMPYATPSLMNHGQDGLFNASVRSRHSSGGSPSLPRSAPLSPLVQSFPQQGDSSGSERFRQDLRRRHVSAGVVLGLNPHQVAAAGRVQTTLNNAVPHLWGSDPLAQEIEGLLDSAPSMVNDSVMSRSQSVPLHRMLQQFQSQVGQGYATASQPSTPFGCGGRNFSYNASATSSPYSYTATPVPAEWNDFNSNTNNGDSGTEGFAQLDSAQQDLENFHEIISEVYANNHQELAPCLDGLGAEALQEASSATFSQMNFQGSGATNMDSDPSLSCSDTGDGYPLSDLSDSVTLPGLMGPDDLAATLVALKEAPELNRLVQDVVEGQQSVAVPQGM is encoded by the exons ATGGCCCGGACGTCAGAAAATGGTGATCAAGAGGGGGACTCTGCTGGCGGAGTGCAGGAGAAATGGCTTGGAAGAGACGGTATCAAGCAGGAAATCTTAATTGATCTGGACCAGTCTTCCTCCTCGATTGGAGAAAAAGATTGGTCTTTCATTCCGGCTGTACCTGCATCAGACATCACTAGTGGAAATGAAGTTGTCCAACAGGCTGTACTCTTTGGGTCAAACACATCTGATCCtgtcaacaaagaaaagattgaaaagCTTTTGGATAGTTCCACCAG catggcttcaaagaaaattgtatcCAATCTACTCCTTGAAGTTGAAAAGTTATCAGACACTGAGCGCCTACTACTTTACTACAAATTGCCACTTGGAAGGTCTTCAGATGTTGATCCTCTACGAAT GCCGTTAAACCCTCTCGGAAGTCGACCGGAAATCATGCAAACGGTTGTTTGGATTCAAACTCATTTGGAAGAAGATGTAGAGGTGTCACTTCCCAAACAAGAAGTCTATGAAGAATATGG AGGCTACTGCACAGAGAACGTCATCAAACCTTTATCCACTGCCGATTTCGGAAAAGTTATGAAGCAAGTATTCCCTAATGTGAGACCGAGGAGGCTGGGGACGCGAGGCCATTCGCGCTATTGCTACTCCGGCTTGCGGAAGAAGGGTGAATTGAGTCCACCCATTCTGGCCGACCTGTTCTGCGACAGTGAAGCCGACCACCAAAGCAATGCTCAATCGCAGAACAACCAACGTCCGGCGACAGAAACGCCGGATTTGTTGAAAGAACGAGCTTGTATTTTAGTCCGCGAATGGGCCGAAAAGCTGCTTGGCATAAACTTTAGTGGGATGAGTGAACTAGCCAACTTTTTAGTAGACAAATTGTATGTGGACCAACGGAGTAAAGCTGCGTCGCAGTGGAGCAAATTGCGCCCTTCGCAAGGGCAGAGCGACGATGAAAGTGAAGTTAAAGCTGAAAGTGGCTGTGAGCAAGAACAGATGAGggaattgaaaaggaaactGCAG GAGCAGCACAATTTGGCCACCCGAAGGCAATCCGTACAGAGTCGCCATAGTAAGAAAACTCGAGTCTCCAGTTCAAATGCCTCTCCGTTGCCTCAGGCAGCGCCAGCGGTTCCGCTTCCCGAGGAGACAGAGCCCAAAGCGTCCAATAAAAAAGGCTGCACCCGCAGCAAAAGAAAGCAAAGAGGCGAggataataaaagaaatgcttCTATAGACTCGACGGAAATGGAGGGAACGGCTTCTGCTTCGACTGCTAACCCATCAGCGGCCTCCACATCCACCGCTGCGCCCAACCAACCTGCAAGCAAAGTGGCTATCCCACGCCTGGCCAGCAATCGCAGTCCTCGTCCCTCATCGGGCATTCTGCTCCTACCCAGCCACTCCCAGTCGCCCAGCCCAACCATTAGCAAGCCAAAGTTTGTTGCGATTCAGCCCAAACCGCATTTCGCCAGCGATAACGGACTGGCCGCCCCATCTCTGCCCCAACTGAAGGAGGAAGAGGCCAACCGACGAGCTGGGCCCGAGCAGCTCGAAGGCCCGTGGGTTGAAGCACTCACGCACAGTCACGATGATGAGTTAGCACATTATTGGTCTCAGCCTGGAGAGGCGATTACCGATAGCCTCAGCCCCAAGGTGCAGAACAATGAGCTTTCACAATTGCGTGTTCTACTCGAGCAAAATGAGG CAGCTAAGAAGAAGCTAGCAACAACAGCTGGATTGTTGGAGCGTCGCAATGTTCGGTTCGAAACGCCGTCGTCCCTTACCGATCATCCCAACGGGTTGGGCAACGGCGGGGCGGTCCCACCCAGTCCCAACACTCGTCGAATGGCTTTCAATTTCACGCCGATCTCTCCTCGATTGACGCCCGACGTTCCACCCTCGCCTGGATCTTCAGGACAACCTGTGCAGCTCCGCCAACTGTTGTCGACCCACGGCGGTGGTGTCACGAGCCCGTTTGTTTCACCGGGTCAGACGCCCGTCCCGTCGAGTTTGCCACCCTCCCAGCCCCATTCGAGACACAATTCAGGACACATT aTGATGAACATGGACACCCCGACTTCATTCGTCACAGAGGCCAGCAGCGTCAGCAATGACTCGGCCTTTGTTTCGCCGCTCAATACACCATTATCGGTTAACAGATCGCGCCACAATTCAGCCTCCAATCTGCTGGTCAATCGAGCTCGCCACTCATCTGGAGCCTCGATTACTGTCCGTCACATGCCATATGCAACGCCTTCTTTGATGAATCACGGTCAAGACGGACTGTTTAATGCTTCTGTGCGTTCGCGTCACAGTTCCGGAGGATCGCCCTCGCTGCCTCGCTCTGCGCCGCTCTCGCCACTTGTTCAGTCTTTCCCGCAACAG GGGGATTCAAGCGGCAGCGAACGCTTTCGCCAAGACTTGCGTCGCCGCCACGTTTCCGCCGGTGTTGTGCTGGGATTGAATCCTCATCAGGTGGCAGCTGCTGGCCGAGTCCAGACCACGCTCAACAATGCTGTGCCACATTTATGGGGTAGCGACCCACTTGCCCAAGAAATCGAGGGTCTTCTAGATTCTGCTCCAAGCATGGTCAATGACTCTGTGATGAGTCGCTCTCAGTCAGTTCCGCTTCACCGGATGCTCCAGCAATTCCAGTCTCAAG TTGGACAAGGCTATGCGACCGCCTCGCAGCCCAGTACGCCTTTCGGATGCGGCGGCAGGAATTTCTCGTACAACGCGTCCGCCACCAGCAGCCCCTACAGTTACACCGCCACTCCCGTGCCAGCCGAATGgaatgatttcaattcaaacacaaataaCG GCGATTCAGGGACGGAAGGATTCGCTCAACTAGATTCGGCCCAACAGGATTTGGAAAACTTCCACGAAATCATCAGCGAAGTCTACGCTAACAATCACCAAGAACTGGCTCCCTGCCTAGATGGTCTGGGTGCGGAAGCCTTGCAAGAAGCCTCTTCCGCCACGTTTTcccaaatgaattttcaaggatccg GCGCGACTAATATGGATTCGGATCCTTCGCTGAGCTGCTCGGACACTGGCGACGGCTACCCACTGTCTGATTTGAGCGATTCCGTGACACTACCAGGTTTGATGGGTCCCGATGACTTGGCAGCCACTCTGGTAGCCTTGAAAGAAGCGCCCGAGTTGAACCGACTGGTCCAGGATGTGGTTGAAGGACAACAGTCTGTCGCCGTTCCCCAAGGAATGTAA
- the LOC124193138 gene encoding uncharacterized protein LOC124193138 isoform X6: protein MARTSENGDQEGDSAGGVQEKWLGRDGIKQEILIDLDQSSSSIGEKDWSFIPAVPASDITSGNEVVQQAVLFGSNTSDPVNKEKIEKLLDSSTSMASKKIVSNLLLEVEKLSDTERLLLYYKLPLGRSSDVDPLRMPLNPLGSRPEIMQTVVWIQTHLEEDVEVSLPKQEVYEEYGGYCTENVIKPLSTADFGKVMKQVFPNVRPRRLGTRGHSRYCYSGLRKKGELSPPILADLFCDSEADHQSNAQSQNNQRPATETPDLLKERACILVREWAEKLLGINFSGMSELANFLVDKLYVDQRSKAASQWSKLRPSQGQSDDESEVKAESGCEQEQMRELKRKLQEQHNLATRRQSVQSRHSKKTRVSSSNASPLPQAAPAVPLPEETEPKASNKKGCTRSKRKQRGEDNKRNASIDSTEMEGTASASTANPSAASTSTAAPNQPASKVAIPRLASNRSPRPSSGILLLPSHSQSPSPTISKPKFVAIQPKPHFASDNGLAAPSLPQLKEEEANRRAGPEQLEGPWVEALTHSHDDELAHYWSQPGEAITDSLSPKVQNNELSQLRVLLEQNEAAKKKLATTAGLLERRNVRFETPSSLTDHPNGLGNGGAVPPSPNTRRMAFNFTPISPRLTPDVPPSPGSSGQPVQLRQLLSTHGGGVTSPFVSPGQTPVPSSLPPSQPHSRHNSGHIMMNMDTPTSFVTEASSVSNDSAFVSPLNTPLSVNRSRHNSASNLLVNRARHSSGASITVRHMPYATPSLMNHGQDGLFNASVRSRHSSGGSPSLPRSAPLSPLVQSFPQQGDSSGSERFRQDLRRRHVSAGVVLGLNPHQVAAAGRVQTTLNNAVPHLWGSDPLAQEIEGLLDSAPSMVNDSVMSRSQSVPLHRMLQQFQSQVGQGYATASQPSTPFGCGGRNFSYNASATSSPYSYTATPVPAEWNDFNSNTNNGTEGFAQLDSAQQDLENFHEIISEVYANNHQELAPCLDGLGAEALQEASSATFSQMNFQGSGATNMDSDPSLSCSDTGDGYPLSDLSDSVTLPGLMGPDDLAATLVALKEAPELNRLVQDVVEGQQSVAVPQGM, encoded by the exons ATGGCCCGGACGTCAGAAAATGGTGATCAAGAGGGGGACTCTGCTGGCGGAGTGCAGGAGAAATGGCTTGGAAGAGACGGTATCAAGCAGGAAATCTTAATTGATCTGGACCAGTCTTCCTCCTCGATTGGAGAAAAAGATTGGTCTTTCATTCCGGCTGTACCTGCATCAGACATCACTAGTGGAAATGAAGTTGTCCAACAGGCTGTACTCTTTGGGTCAAACACATCTGATCCtgtcaacaaagaaaagattgaaaagCTTTTGGATAGTTCCACCAG catggcttcaaagaaaattgtatcCAATCTACTCCTTGAAGTTGAAAAGTTATCAGACACTGAGCGCCTACTACTTTACTACAAATTGCCACTTGGAAGGTCTTCAGATGTTGATCCTCTACGAAT GCCGTTAAACCCTCTCGGAAGTCGACCGGAAATCATGCAAACGGTTGTTTGGATTCAAACTCATTTGGAAGAAGATGTAGAGGTGTCACTTCCCAAACAAGAAGTCTATGAAGAATATGG AGGCTACTGCACAGAGAACGTCATCAAACCTTTATCCACTGCCGATTTCGGAAAAGTTATGAAGCAAGTATTCCCTAATGTGAGACCGAGGAGGCTGGGGACGCGAGGCCATTCGCGCTATTGCTACTCCGGCTTGCGGAAGAAGGGTGAATTGAGTCCACCCATTCTGGCCGACCTGTTCTGCGACAGTGAAGCCGACCACCAAAGCAATGCTCAATCGCAGAACAACCAACGTCCGGCGACAGAAACGCCGGATTTGTTGAAAGAACGAGCTTGTATTTTAGTCCGCGAATGGGCCGAAAAGCTGCTTGGCATAAACTTTAGTGGGATGAGTGAACTAGCCAACTTTTTAGTAGACAAATTGTATGTGGACCAACGGAGTAAAGCTGCGTCGCAGTGGAGCAAATTGCGCCCTTCGCAAGGGCAGAGCGACGATGAAAGTGAAGTTAAAGCTGAAAGTGGCTGTGAGCAAGAACAGATGAGggaattgaaaaggaaactGCAG GAGCAGCACAATTTGGCCACCCGAAGGCAATCCGTACAGAGTCGCCATAGTAAGAAAACTCGAGTCTCCAGTTCAAATGCCTCTCCGTTGCCTCAGGCAGCGCCAGCGGTTCCGCTTCCCGAGGAGACAGAGCCCAAAGCGTCCAATAAAAAAGGCTGCACCCGCAGCAAAAGAAAGCAAAGAGGCGAggataataaaagaaatgcttCTATAGACTCGACGGAAATGGAGGGAACGGCTTCTGCTTCGACTGCTAACCCATCAGCGGCCTCCACATCCACCGCTGCGCCCAACCAACCTGCAAGCAAAGTGGCTATCCCACGCCTGGCCAGCAATCGCAGTCCTCGTCCCTCATCGGGCATTCTGCTCCTACCCAGCCACTCCCAGTCGCCCAGCCCAACCATTAGCAAGCCAAAGTTTGTTGCGATTCAGCCCAAACCGCATTTCGCCAGCGATAACGGACTGGCCGCCCCATCTCTGCCCCAACTGAAGGAGGAAGAGGCCAACCGACGAGCTGGGCCCGAGCAGCTCGAAGGCCCGTGGGTTGAAGCACTCACGCACAGTCACGATGATGAGTTAGCACATTATTGGTCTCAGCCTGGAGAGGCGATTACCGATAGCCTCAGCCCCAAGGTGCAGAACAATGAGCTTTCACAATTGCGTGTTCTACTCGAGCAAAATGAGG CAGCTAAGAAGAAGCTAGCAACAACAGCTGGATTGTTGGAGCGTCGCAATGTTCGGTTCGAAACGCCGTCGTCCCTTACCGATCATCCCAACGGGTTGGGCAACGGCGGGGCGGTCCCACCCAGTCCCAACACTCGTCGAATGGCTTTCAATTTCACGCCGATCTCTCCTCGATTGACGCCCGACGTTCCACCCTCGCCTGGATCTTCAGGACAACCTGTGCAGCTCCGCCAACTGTTGTCGACCCACGGCGGTGGTGTCACGAGCCCGTTTGTTTCACCGGGTCAGACGCCCGTCCCGTCGAGTTTGCCACCCTCCCAGCCCCATTCGAGACACAATTCAGGACACATT aTGATGAACATGGACACCCCGACTTCATTCGTCACAGAGGCCAGCAGCGTCAGCAATGACTCGGCCTTTGTTTCGCCGCTCAATACACCATTATCGGTTAACAGATCGCGCCACAATTCAGCCTCCAATCTGCTGGTCAATCGAGCTCGCCACTCATCTGGAGCCTCGATTACTGTCCGTCACATGCCATATGCAACGCCTTCTTTGATGAATCACGGTCAAGACGGACTGTTTAATGCTTCTGTGCGTTCGCGTCACAGTTCCGGAGGATCGCCCTCGCTGCCTCGCTCTGCGCCGCTCTCGCCACTTGTTCAGTCTTTCCCGCAACAG GGGGATTCAAGCGGCAGCGAACGCTTTCGCCAAGACTTGCGTCGCCGCCACGTTTCCGCCGGTGTTGTGCTGGGATTGAATCCTCATCAGGTGGCAGCTGCTGGCCGAGTCCAGACCACGCTCAACAATGCTGTGCCACATTTATGGGGTAGCGACCCACTTGCCCAAGAAATCGAGGGTCTTCTAGATTCTGCTCCAAGCATGGTCAATGACTCTGTGATGAGTCGCTCTCAGTCAGTTCCGCTTCACCGGATGCTCCAGCAATTCCAGTCTCAAG TTGGACAAGGCTATGCGACCGCCTCGCAGCCCAGTACGCCTTTCGGATGCGGCGGCAGGAATTTCTCGTACAACGCGTCCGCCACCAGCAGCCCCTACAGTTACACCGCCACTCCCGTGCCAGCCGAATGgaatgatttcaattcaaacacaaataaCG GGACGGAAGGATTCGCTCAACTAGATTCGGCCCAACAGGATTTGGAAAACTTCCACGAAATCATCAGCGAAGTCTACGCTAACAATCACCAAGAACTGGCTCCCTGCCTAGATGGTCTGGGTGCGGAAGCCTTGCAAGAAGCCTCTTCCGCCACGTTTTcccaaatgaattttcaaggatccg GCGCGACTAATATGGATTCGGATCCTTCGCTGAGCTGCTCGGACACTGGCGACGGCTACCCACTGTCTGATTTGAGCGATTCCGTGACACTACCAGGTTTGATGGGTCCCGATGACTTGGCAGCCACTCTGGTAGCCTTGAAAGAAGCGCCCGAGTTGAACCGACTGGTCCAGGATGTGGTTGAAGGACAACAGTCTGTCGCCGTTCCCCAAGGAATGTAA